The Chloroflexota bacterium DNA segment GGCCTTGTGCCGGCACAGGAAAAGCGCCGTCCGTCTGATCCGACTTGAATCCAGCCTCCCGTTATACTGCGTTGAACCCACCCTGTCCCAGCAAGCGGAAAGGGAACTGTTATGAATAGGGTCTTAGCCGCAGTGTCCGTTCTTTTGCTGACTGCAGGACTCATCGCCTGCACGGATGAGGCTCCGGAGACGAAAACGGCGCCCGCGCCCACACCGCTGCCGACTGCGGCGCCCGCGACACCCGCCCCGGCGCCGACGGCCGAACCAGCGTCGCCAACGGCTACGCCTCGCCCGACGGTTGCCGCGCCAACGGCTGCACCGGCGGCGACAGTCGGGCCGCCGCCCACGCCGGCCCCGCCGCCAAAGCCCACGTTCACTGAGATATTGAATATGGTACGGCCGGCCATCGTGCAGGTGGAGTCCTCCGGCGGGTTGGGATCCGGCTTCATCTTCGACAAGCTGGGGTACGTCATGACCGCGGAGCACGTTGTGGGCGCCGACGCGTCGGTAGCCATCACGCATGCCAACGGCAGCATAGAGACCGGCCTGGTTGTTGGCCGGGACGAAGTCCGCGACCTCGCTGTCGTGAAGATCAGCGGCGGGCCGCATCTCACGGCGCTTCCGTTCGGGAGCCTTGAGGATTTGCAGAAGGGCGACCAAGTGGTTTCCACGGGGTTCACGCCCTTCAACGAGGCCACGACTTCAACCACAGGCATCGTATCGGAGATTCTTCTGCACGATGAACAGCAATACGCCTACCTGCAGACCGACGCCACGTTCCACCAGGGACAGAGCGGCGGCCCCGTCCTGACCGACGAAGGGTATGTCGTGGGGGTCATCAGCCGCGCGCCAGCGACCACGAGCCCGCTGGTGACGCTCGGCTGGGCCATCGGCATGGACGACCAGACCAAGGGCCTCATCCGCCGCCTGCAGGAGGGCGAGATCAACCTGGTGCCAATCAAGCCAGG contains these protein-coding regions:
- a CDS encoding S1C family serine protease translates to MVRPAIVQVESSGGLGSGFIFDKLGYVMTAEHVVGADASVAITHANGSIETGLVVGRDEVRDLAVVKISGGPHLTALPFGSLEDLQKGDQVVSTGFTPFNEATTSTTGIVSEILLHDEQQYAYLQTDATFHQGQSGGPVLTDEGYVVGVISRAPATTSPLVTLGWAIGMDDQTKGLIRRLQEGEINLVPIKPGPGHSYRDPAPLNYPVRVVSRYFDGSPLAHDITVVQVLRGEPAWEIIQQAYRFNLPAFPGTEYMLAWVRIDYTQGPEGHTDWVNQLDFGLLSSDGHDYIIPYNTRPPQPFLSARLYPGARVEAWTIWQVDVNDPAPLLVFGLDSFYRAGKGYFSTAPEPEEEAAGEAEGTEIS